CCATCTATCAATCTCGACTAACTTACCGCCTTTTCGACCTAGTTTGTCAGCTAAGAAATTAGTGAAAGTTCCCCATCCACAATCAGAAAGTGCCTGAGCCAAATTGTGATTACGAACCATGCCTTTGACATGAAGATTCTCTACGATCACAGCTTGGCTATCGCTGACTAACTTATAACTAAGTTTGTGTAAAAAATCTTGCCGGGAATTACTAACTCGTTCGTAGACTTTGGCAACAATTTTACGAAATTTATTTCTGGACTTACTTCCTTTTTGTTTACGGGCTAATTTCTTCTGCTTACGCTTGAGGTTTTTCTCATGCTTGGCTAGGTGTTTAGGATTATCGTATTTAGAAACCTTTTCACCATCAGTAACAACGGCAAAGTTTTTGATTCCTAAGTCAATACCATAAATCTTACCTTCTGAAACAGTAGGGTTTTCCCCTTCAATTTCAGTCAATATAGATGCCAAATATTTGCCTGATGGCGTTTGACTAACGGTTACAGTCTTGATTTTCCCTTCAATCGGTCTATGTATTTTGGCTTTGACTATTCCAATATTGCCAGGAAGTTTAACATTACCCTCAACAATTTTGACGTTTTGAGGATATTGAATTGACTGTTTGCCCTGTTTAGACTTAAACTTAGGGAAGCCTGCACGTTGAGCAAAAAAGTTTTTATAAGCTGTGGTTAAATTAAGTGTTGTAGCTTGTAAAACCTGGCTATAACAATCAGCTAACCACAGGGTATCTTCGGCTTTTTTGAGCTTAGGTAATAGGGCGTTGAGTGATACCTGTCCCAGACATGACCCCGTATCTTGATAAACCTGAATGGATTTATTTAAGGCATAATTCCACCACCAGCGCGAACATCCAAATGTTTGGGCTNAGGGCATTCCGAGACTTAAAACGGACGTGGAGACAGTGTAAGACTACTTTTAAAGTAGCAACAGTCTGCGAAGCGTCAACCCCATTCAGCGACCCTCCTAAAAAGGGGGCAGTGTGAAGAATCCCCGTCCGTTTACGGCGGGGTGGATGTCAATGCCAATTCGAGGCAAGCTAGAAGTATAGAGTTTTTTGTCAGCACCCCGCTCTGAAGAGACGGGGCTTCATGCCTCTCCTTTGGATAGCTGACCAGCCTTAGCCTTAAATGACTACGTTATCGGGAAGCGTTAAAGTTCTTACCTTGGGATGCGAAGCTAGTCCCAAGCTCTAAAACTCGGGCATTTAAACAGTTTTACGAGGGGTAAGACAGTGATGACCGAGATAGTACCGACTGATAACATTGGCGAAGCTAACATTACCCTAGCAATAGGAGTGGGAGAAATCCCAAAAAAACCGGGAATCGGCAAATACAAAAATTTTTGTCGGTTCCCAATCCAATATTCACCGAGAATAAATTCTCCTGAGTCGTTTTTCCTCCGCGCTCGCTTATAGACGCGGTTTCCAAACTTCCCATTTTTTTATTATGAATACGCTATGATGCTCAAAGCTAAAGATATTATGACCTCTGACGTCGTAACCATCAAAGGTTCAGACACGGTTGCAGAAGCCGTAAAACAAATGAATGATCTGTGTTTACGAGCCTTGATCGTCGAGCGGCGTCATGAACAGGATGCCTATGGGATCATCACCGAGACCGACATTGTTTATAAAGTCACCGCCTACGGGAAAGATCCTAAAAAAGTCCGGGTTTATGAAGTCATGACCAAACCCTGCATTGTGGTTAATCCTGACCTCGGTGTGGAATATGTAGCCAGACTATTTGCTCAAACGGGAATTCGCCGCGCTCCGGTAATTCATGATCACCTCGTTGGCATTATTTCTGTCACGGATATTATCAGTAAAAGTGACTTTGTAGAAAATCCTAAGAGTATTCTGTTAGAGGAACGCATTCAAGAAGCCATTGAAGAAGCTAGAGCCATTTGTGCAGAACAAGGAGCTACTTCAAAAGAATGTGCATCGGCTTGGGATATTGTGGAAGAATTGCAAGCAGAAGCCGCTCACCAAAAAGCAGAACGTTTGGATAAAACAGCCTTTGATTTGTACTGTGAAGAAAATCCCGATGCCGCAGAAGCTCGCTTGTACGACACTTAATCCTTGATAACAGCAGGTTGAGTTGGGATTTAACCGACTCCTCTTAACACTAACCGTTTCCCCCTTTAACCTAGCAGTATAGAGGGGGATTTTGGCATTTTTTCCATCTCCAAGATTATCTAAGATCTCGGTTTGAAGATACAATAGTTACAGCCAGAACAAATGCTTAAGATATTGGATGGATAACAAAGGGGTAGGACGCTACGACGAGAGTGTCAATGATGAATCCAACCATTGAGGGTAAATCGGCCATCGGTAAATTGTTGAGAGGGACAATAAACGGGTAAAACTTCATGTTTGCAGCGACTATCAAAAAAGATAATACTATTATTGCGGGGTTCAATCTGAGTAAAACTTTCTTGAATTAGGGCTTGATTTCCGTGAATTTTAGTTTGATATAATCTCAAATCTCCGCCATAAAAGGGTTTAGGTTCTTGATAAAAATAATAAACATAGGTTAATCTCCGATTGGACGCTTTTCCAGCATCTACATCTTGATGAATTTTATAATATCCTCCATGCAAATGCGCCGTTATTTGCATTTCTAAATGAGCTACCAAAAACATCTGCATTTTTAATTGCTGCATTACAGTCGGTCTGGCTGTGAGAATTTTCTGGCTTAGGAGTTCATGAAACTCTGCAAAGTGTTCGGGTAAGAGAATATAGGATTGACGATATTTTGAGGCATCATTCATTACTTCTGATGGGAAAAAATTATTTTGATTAGCGATGGTCAGATTTAAAAATTTTTGATAATCCTCCTCCGATAGAAAGTTATCAATTTGCACATAATCGGGATTTAAAATAATAGCTTCTGTCTCTTGGCTTTTCGATAAAGAAGGAGAAGTGAATTCAGTTGAATTAAAAGGCTCTTGTTGAGATAATATTCCTATCTCTAAGATTTTTAGTGCTGCATTTAGCCTGTCTTGATAGTTAATCTCAGGCTGATTTAGGGTGGATTGTACAAATTCCAAAGCTTGGTTAAAAATCTCATTAAATTGTGTATTATATTCTGAATTAGATAACATGGGATATTATTTATTATACAAAAAATAAAATGTTTATAGAAACCTTTTCTTGATTATATGCTGTTTTAAGTGTTTTCACAACAAAAATTCTGGAGGTGGTCATATATTTCTCGGAATAAGGGACATTTTTTTTGACTTCATTCCCATTAATTTGTAATAAAAGGATCGGGGTATGAATTCCTTTAGAAAAACGCAATCTTTGCCGATCAGTTTCATCTTGAATACTTGATTGAATCAGTGCTTCTGATAGTTTATCTTGACAACAATCTCTTTGATGGTCGTACTCACTAAAGGATTCTGGATTATTAAAAGAAATTTTCCCTTTTGCACTTAACCACCAACGCATCCGCTCATGTCTTCCTCTAAAATCAGGATGTTTAGCGATTGAATTATCCCAATCTGCAATAATCCAAGCTTCCAGTTCAGGCGCGGCAAACCCAATCAATTTAGGAACCTGATCACAATCTGGTATTGTTGATAGAGATGCTAGTATTTTTTGTCTTTGTGTTTCTGGATTACGACAATCTAAATCATCAAAAACAAAAATCAGGTCACATTGATTGCTTTCTGCTTTTAAAGCAATCGGTAATTGCTCTTGAATTTGCTCAATTAAACTATTACCTGTTCTTCCATAACTCATTAACGGATTAGGTTTAGGGCCGGGTTTTCGACGAACTGGCGTTTTTCTTTCAAATTGACACCCTGGAAAATTTTGTTTTAAAAAAGGGATTAATCCTCGAACTTCCGCTTCACCTCCTCCAGCAAAAACCCATACTACCACGGCCAACCTCCTAGGCTGGGATCACCAACACGATATAAATCACCTAATTGCCATCCTTCAGTTAATTTTGGTTCCAATATTTCCCTAGAAAGGGATTTAATTGAAAAATGGGTTTGATTAGTGGAATGAAAATAAGAAACATTCTCTAAACGATCAGTAAAATGATCCAAAAGATCAGGACTATGGGTCGTAATAATCACCTGAGTTCTTTGAGCCGCTTGTTTAATCCACTCAGCTAAAATTGGCATCCAGGCAACGTGCAATCCTAATTCAGGTTCATCAATGACTAACAAAGAAGGTAGGACTGGAGAATGTAATATTGTTGCCCAACACAACATCCTCACTGTACCATCGGACATTTCATTGAGATAAAAGGGTTCATTCGTGTCTTTAAAATGCCATTCTACAGTTAAAGATAAACGACCAGAACGGATTGGTCTAATTTTACGAGTTTTGGGTAGAATGGATTTCATTGCTAAATTAAGACTTTCCTCAAAATCAAGATTTTGAGTATATAAGTTATCCAAAACTAAAGCTAAGTTATCCCCTGATTGAGATAAGTAAATATCACTTTGTCCTAGCTTTGGCTCGGCGGTTCTAATTTGGTTTAAATCCATGTTATTAGCATTATAAAAATGCCACTTTGAAACCAAGTCAATTAATTCTCTCCTGATTCTATAAATTGGTGTATTTTCAGGAGGAGATTGACTATTTTCTAAGATTTTAGTAATGGATGATAAGCCCAAAGAATTTGTAGAGATATTGTCTAAACTTTCAAAATGAGTGGGATAATTTTGACCGGGTTTATCATAAACAGATACAACCCCTTTACCTAATTCTCTATTATGTAATTTATAATAATAAAAAGGATCAGAGTTAGCATGATCATGTAAAAAATCTCCCCCATATAAATATTCTTCTGAAACCGTCGCCCTAGTTTCTCCCCTATCAGTATAGAGTTGTAAGTCAAAAACTACATTATCTCTTTGAGGATTATTCGTCTGGGAAATTTGGGAAAAACAATAATAAAGATTAACTTTTGCTGGACTACTCACACTACTATCTAAAATTCTAGTTCCACCAATTTTAGAAATAGCATCTTCAAAACTACTTACACCCTGATTTTCTTCTGGAATATTAATTAAGCAATTTTTTAAAAATTTAAGACAACTAATAAAATTACTTTTTCCCGAACCATTTGAACCGATAAATATATTCAGATTATTCAGATAAAAGGGTTGCTCAAAACATAAATTTTTGTAGTTTTTGGTTGCCAAAAAATGCAATAAGGGTTGATTCATAAATTTTGACAATAATCACTAGGTTTTTTTATACTATCACAAAGTAAAAAAATATGCAATACTTAAACATACAAACCCTTGAAAATTAGGAGAGTTGAACATTGAGTATCAACAGCGAATATACCCTAAAAGCAGAGTTTAGTTGTTCGGGTGTGGGATTACATACAGGTGTTAACACAACGGTTCGAGTTTTACCTGCAAATATTGGGGAAGGACGCTATTTTGTGCGGGTTGATTTACCGGAAACTCCTAAAATTCCTGCTAGATTAGAATCGGTATTATCCACAACTTTATCAACAGAATTAGGCATTTTAAACGCGAAAGTTAGAACCGTTGAACATTTATTAGCCGCCTTAACAGGAATGGGAATTGATCACGCTCGGATTGAAATTGATGGCCCCGAAGTTCCATTATTAGATGGCTCGGCTCAAAATTGGGTAGAAGCGATCGCAACGGTTGGCTGTCAAAAACTCGATAGTCAATCTCAAGAATTCAACGATTTTAAAATAACTGATCCGATATCCGTTCAACAAGGCGATGGGTTTGTCGCCGCCTTTCCCGCATCAGAAACCCGATTTACCTATGGGATTGATTTTTCCGTTCCCGCCATTGGCAATCAATGGTATAGTTACACGGCTAATCCAGAAATTTTTGCTAGGGAAATTGCTCCGGCGAGAACCTTTACCTTAAAAGAACAGGTGGAACAGTTACGCCAAGCTGGGTTAATCAAAGGAGGTAGTC
This is a stretch of genomic DNA from Planktothrix serta PCC 8927. It encodes these proteins:
- the lpxC gene encoding UDP-3-O-acyl-N-acetylglucosamine deacetylase, whose amino-acid sequence is MSINSEYTLKAEFSCSGVGLHTGVNTTVRVLPANIGEGRYFVRVDLPETPKIPARLESVLSTTLSTELGILNAKVRTVEHLLAALTGMGIDHARIEIDGPEVPLLDGSAQNWVEAIATVGCQKLDSQSQEFNDFKITDPISVQQGDGFVAAFPASETRFTYGIDFSVPAIGNQWYSYTANPEIFAREIAPARTFTLKEQVEQLRQAGLIKGGSLDNAIVCDNHQWLNPPLRYANEPVRHKILDLVGDLSLLGFIPQAHYLAYKAGHHLHVQLVQEISK
- a CDS encoding CP12 domain-containing protein; translation: MMLKAKDIMTSDVVTIKGSDTVAEAVKQMNDLCLRALIVERRHEQDAYGIITETDIVYKVTAYGKDPKKVRVYEVMTKPCIVVNPDLGVEYVARLFAQTGIRRAPVIHDHLVGIISVTDIISKSDFVENPKSILLEERIQEAIEEARAICAEQGATSKECASAWDIVEELQAEAAHQKAERLDKTAFDLYCEENPDAAEARLYDT
- a CDS encoding AAA family ATPase; this encodes MNQPLLHFLATKNYKNLCFEQPFYLNNLNIFIGSNGSGKSNFISCLKFLKNCLINIPEENQGVSSFEDAISKIGGTRILDSSVSSPAKVNLYYCFSQISQTNNPQRDNVVFDLQLYTDRGETRATVSEEYLYGGDFLHDHANSDPFYYYKLHNRELGKGVVSVYDKPGQNYPTHFESLDNISTNSLGLSSITKILENSQSPPENTPIYRIRRELIDLVSKWHFYNANNMDLNQIRTAEPKLGQSDIYLSQSGDNLALVLDNLYTQNLDFEESLNLAMKSILPKTRKIRPIRSGRLSLTVEWHFKDTNEPFYLNEMSDGTVRMLCWATILHSPVLPSLLVIDEPELGLHVAWMPILAEWIKQAAQRTQVIITTHSPDLLDHFTDRLENVSYFHSTNQTHFSIKSLSREILEPKLTEGWQLGDLYRVGDPSLGGWPW
- a CDS encoding 2OG-Fe(II) oxygenase yields the protein MLSNSEYNTQFNEIFNQALEFVQSTLNQPEINYQDRLNAALKILEIGILSQQEPFNSTEFTSPSLSKSQETEAIILNPDYVQIDNFLSEEDYQKFLNLTIANQNNFFPSEVMNDASKYRQSYILLPEHFAEFHELLSQKILTARPTVMQQLKMQMFLVAHLEMQITAHLHGGYYKIHQDVDAGKASNRRLTYVYYFYQEPKPFYGGDLRLYQTKIHGNQALIQESFTQIEPRNNSIIFFDSRCKHEVLPVYCPSQQFTDGRFTLNGWIHH
- a CDS encoding RNA-guided endonuclease InsQ/TnpB family protein; this encodes MPXAQTFGCSRWWWNYALNKSIQVYQDTGSCLGQVSLNALLPKLKKAEDTLWLADCYSQVLQATTLNLTTAYKNFFAQRAGFPKFKSKQGKQSIQYPQNVKIVEGNVKLPGNIGIVKAKIHRPIEGKIKTVTVSQTPSGKYLASILTEIEGENPTVSEGKIYGIDLGIKNFAVVTDGEKVSKYDNPKHLAKHEKNLKRKQKKLARKQKGSKSRNKFRKIVAKVYERVSNSRQDFLHKLSYKLVSDSQAVIVENLHVKGMVRNHNLAQALSDCGWGTFTNFLADKLGRKGGKLVEIDRWFPSSKLCSNCFYQVSEMPLDLREWTCPDCGSEHDRDENAALNIRAEGIRMLALSAVEMLKTDGAAVSAVGGDVRPDLGRKPKFW